From the Kitasatospora viridis genome, one window contains:
- the dcd gene encoding dCTP deaminase encodes MLLSDKDIRAELDKGRVVLTPYDPAMIQPSSIDVRLDRFFRVFENHRYPHIDPSQEQPDLTRLVEPEGDEAFILHPGEFVLASTYEVITLPDDVASRLEGKSSLGRLGLLTHSTAGFIDPGFSGHVTLELSNVATLPIKLYPGMKIGQLCLFRLSSPSEHPYGSERYGSRYQGQRGPTPSRSYLNFHRTAV; translated from the coding sequence GTGCTGCTCTCCGACAAAGACATCCGCGCCGAGCTCGACAAGGGCCGGGTCGTGCTCACTCCCTACGACCCCGCCATGATCCAGCCGTCGAGCATCGACGTCCGGCTGGACCGTTTCTTCCGGGTGTTCGAGAACCACCGGTACCCGCACATCGACCCCTCGCAGGAGCAGCCGGACCTGACCCGGCTGGTGGAGCCGGAGGGTGACGAGGCGTTCATCCTGCACCCGGGCGAGTTCGTGCTGGCGTCCACCTACGAGGTGATCACGCTGCCGGACGACGTGGCCTCGCGGCTGGAGGGCAAGTCGAGCCTGGGCCGGCTCGGGCTGCTGACCCACTCGACGGCCGGGTTCATCGACCCGGGCTTCAGCGGGCACGTGACCTTGGAGCTGTCGAACGTGGCGACCCTGCCGATCAAGCTCTACCCGGGCATGAAGATCGGTCAGCTCTGCCTGTTCCGGCTCTCCTCGCCCTCCGAGCACCCGTACGGCTCGGAGCGGTACGGCTCGCGCTACCAGGGGCAGCGCGGTCCGACGCCGTCCCGCTCCTACCTCAACTTCCACCGCACGGCGGTCTGA